From Oncorhynchus mykiss isolate Arlee chromosome 6, USDA_OmykA_1.1, whole genome shotgun sequence, the proteins below share one genomic window:
- the erap2 gene encoding endoplasmic reticulum aminopeptidase 2 produces the protein MVRFLVLALLSLAGVTQTSASPTQASEPPNPTEEQPPLGTGSLSFPWSHLRLPGYIVPLHYHLLLHPNLTMLSYSGTVRIELQVQNNTNWVVLHSKGLRITTATMLDQNLAHLSDKVLPVLHNPTHEQTAIFSPRVLSGGQKYFLFLEFGAELGEGFYGFYRSTYRTSSGETRNLASTHFEPTSARMAFPCFDEPSFKANYSVSIRRSRAHIALSNMPVEQTVVLDDGLMEDRFAVSVRMSSYLVAFIVCDFRSVSATTASGVKVSVYAAPEKWQHTHYALKAAVKLLEFYEKYFNIKYPLPKQDLVAIPDFQAGAMENWGLITFRETSLLYDPATSSGSDRVWVTMVIAHELAHQWFGNLVTMQWWNDIWLNEGFARYMEYISVNATYPKLRVEDYLVDTCFAAIGRDSLNSSRPISSAAESPTQIEEMFDTVSYNKGACVLHMLRHYLTDQVFQSGIVRYLRRYSYSNAHNQDLWDSLANTCSEEEFSSGEHCYSSRQAAKNANLYAGEHLDLTSMMNTWTLQTGVPLVTVTRQGSHLLLKQERFLRTAHPSDPAWPSLQQGFLWHIPLTYRTDTSTSIHRHLMTTLTDSVDVGEEVGWVKVNVDMAGYYLVHYDGSGWDDLIQLLKDNHTALTFMDRTHLIHNAFQLTTAGRLSLDKALDLIGYLRSESHTVPLLEGLGYLEAFYRIVERRDIPDVTQNLRTYILWYFRDVIDRQTWSDKGSVSERRLRSELLSLACHLGDLPCLKQAQRSFTHWLDSNSTLNLPADVAETVYSVGAQEDTGWASLLQTYTHSLSETHKHKILSALASSRDTNKLTRLLELGLEGEVIRTQDLDSLIAMVARNPRGHHLAWSYVQKYWSTLVDKFQLGSFSIRNIIIGTTAQFSSTEELTEVRVFFESIHEQASQLRVTEVAMDNIQKNILWLQRNLGTLRSWLDQQID, from the exons ATGGTCAGGTTCTTGGTTCTGGCCCTCCTGTCTCTGGCTGGTGTGACCCAGACCTCCGCTAGCCCGACCCAGGCCTCTGAGCCCCCTAACCCCACTGAGGAGCAGCCTCCCTTAGGTACAGGAAGCCTCTCATTCCCTTGGAGCCACCTCCGTCTTCCGGGGTACATTGTTCCGCTCCACTACCACCTCCTGCTCCACCCTAACCTCACCATGCTCAGCTACAGCGGTACTGTCCGGATAGAGCTCCAGGTTCAGAACAATACCAACTGGGTGGTGCTGCACAGCAAGGGGCTCCGTATCACTACAGCAACCATGTTGGATCAGAACCTGGCTCACCTGTCAGACAAG GTGCTCCCTGTGCTCCACAATCCTACCCATGAGCAGACTGCCATCTTCTCTCCCAGAGTGCTCAGCGGTGGGCAGAAGTACTTCCTATTTCTAGAGTTTGGGGCGGAGCTAGGAGAAGGCTTCTATGGCTTCTACAGGAGCACCTACAGAACCAGCAGCGGAGAGACACG GAACCTGGCCTCCACTCATTTTGAGCCCACCAGTGCTCGGATGGCGTTTCCTTGTTTTGATGAGCCGAGCTTCAAGGCTAATTACTCTGTCAGTATCAGGAGGAGCCGGGCACACATCGCCCTGTCCAACATGCCTGTA GAGCAGACAGTGGTCCTGGATGATGGCCTAATGGAGGACCGTTTTGCTGTGAGTGTGAGGATGAGCTCCTACCTGGTGGCCTTCATCGTGTGTGACTTCAGATCTGTCAGCGCAACAACGGCCTCAGGGGTCAAG GTATCTGTCTATGCTGCTCCTGAGAAATGGCAGCACACCCATTATGCTCTGAAGGCTGCAGTCAAACTACTGGAGTTCTATGAGAAATACTTCAACATCAAATACCCACTACCTAAACAAG accTGGTTGCTATCCCAGACTTTCAGGCCGGAGCAATGGAGAACTGGGGTCTGATCACCTTCAGAGAGACCAGCCTGCTCTACGACCCCGCCACCTCCTCAGGCTCCGATAGGGTCTGGGTTACCATGGTGATCGCCCACGAGCTCGCCCACCAG TGGTTTGGCAACCTGGTGACCATGCAGTGGTGGAATGACATCTGGCTGAACGAGGGCTTCGCCAGATACATGGAGTACATCTCAGTCAACGCCACATACCCCAAACTCAGAGTG GAGGATTATCTGGTGGACACCTGCTTTGCTGCGATTGGTCGAGACTCTCTTAACTCCTCCCGTCCCATCTCCAGTGCGGCTGAGAGCCCCACACAGATTGAAGAGATGTTCGACACAGTATCCtacaacaag GGTGCATGTGTCCTGCACATGCTCAGACACTACCTGACTGACCAAGTGTTCCAGAGTGGAATCGTGCGCTACCTTCGCAGGTACAGCTACAGCAACGCTCACAACCAGGACCTGTGGGACAGCCTGGCCAAT ACGTGTTCAGAGGAGGAGTTCAGCTCTGGAGAACACTGTTACAGCAGCAGGCAGGCAGCTAAGAACGCA aacctGTACGCTGGGGAGCACCTGGACCTGACATCCATGATGAACACCTGGACGCTGCAGACAGGTGTGCCCTTGGTAACGGTTACTAGGCAGGGGTCTCATCTCCTGCTGAAACAGGAGAGGTTCCTGAGGACCGCACATCCTTCTGATCCAGCATGGCCCAGCCTGCAGCaggg GTTCCTGTGGCACATCCCTCTGACATACAGGACTGACACCTCAACAAGTATCCACAGACACCTAATGACCACACTCACAG acagTGTGGATGTGGGGGAGGAGGTGGGCTGGGTGAAGGTGAATGTGGACATGGCTGGTTATTACCTGGTCCACTATGATGGTTCAGGCTGGGACGACTTGATACAACTACTGAAGGACAACCACACAGCTCTCACCTTCATGGACAGAACACACCTCATACACAACGCCTTCCAACTCACCAC GGCAGGTCGGTTGTCACTCGACAAAGCCTTGGACCTTATTGGCTACCTGCGATCAGAAAGTCACACCGTTCCCTTACTCGAGGGGTTGGGCTACCTGGAAGCTTTCTACAggatagtggagaggagagacataCCTGATGTCACACAAAACCTCAGG ACGTACATCCTGTGGTATTTCCGTGATGTGATTGACCGTCAGACGTGGAGCGACAAGGGCTCTGTGTCTGAGAGGCGACTGAGGTCGGAGCTCCTTTCCCTGGCCTGCCATCTAGGAGACCTCCCCTGTTTGAAGCAGGCCCAGCGCAGCTTCACACACTGGCTGGACTCCAACAGCACGCTTAA CCTGCCTGCAGACGtggcagagacagtgtattcaGTAGGGGCCCAGGAGGACACGGGCTGGGCGTCTCTCCTCCAGACATACACCCACTCCCTctcagagacacacaaacacaagatcCTCTCTGCCCTGGCCAGCAGCCGAGACACTAACAAACTAACCAG GTTGTTGGAGCTGGGTCTAGAGGGAGAGGTGATCCGTACCCAGGACCTGGACTCCCTCATCGCCATGGTAGCCAGGAACCCAAGGGGACATCATCTGGCCTGGAGCTACGTCCAGAAATACTGGAGCACCCTGGTGGACAA GTTCCAGTTGGGATCGTTCTCTATTAGAAACATCATCATTGGTACCACAGCCCAGTTctcctccacagaggaactcactGAG gTGCGTGTATTCTTTGAGTCGATCCATGAGCAGGCATCTCAGCTGAGAGTGACTGAGGTTGCCATGGATAACATCCAGAAGAACATCCTCTGGCTGCAAAGGAACCTGGGAACTCTGAGGAGCTGGCTGGACCAACAGATAGactga